A stretch of the Papaver somniferum cultivar HN1 chromosome 6, ASM357369v1, whole genome shotgun sequence genome encodes the following:
- the LOC113287878 gene encoding vascular-related unknown protein 1-like isoform X2, which yields MEGSDGENMQAEEQQNSFVSQDHPEESGWTFYLDDDEFFPRNSIENRVQPSSSSCYDDTPSMISDADSLAPWKFMDSTTSKKLGLLNPKKNKKKINSGTNDPDMEDTASSPVNSPKVSSMKQYHRQTNSPRQNQDNDDDDDHIDNEYSTSQQRRKGSMSGDHQHFSALQLHEDRNNRMDFVEMRSSPNNNSNPRQFTDLKEKGLCVVPLSMFVNYLK from the exons ATGGAGGGCTCCGATGGGGAAAACATGCAAGCTGAGGAACAACAAAATTCTTTTGTCTCTCAAGATCATCCAGAAGAGAGTGGTTGGACGTTTTACCTggatgatgatgaattttttcCGCGAAATAGCATAGAGAATAGAGTTCAGccttcctcttcttcttgttACGATGATACACCTTCGATGATTTCTGATGCTGATTCTCTTGCCCCGTGGAAGTTCATGGATAGTACTACTTCTAAGAAATTGGGATTACTCAAcccgaagaagaataagaagaaaataaacaGTGGTACCAATGATCCTGATATGGAAGATACTGCTAGTTCTCCTGTTAATAGTCCCAAG GTTAGTAGTATGAAGCAGTATCATCGACAAACGAACTCACCGAGACAAAACcaagataatgatgatgatgatgatcatatTGATAATGAATATAGTACTTCTCAACAg AGGAGGAAGGGAAGTATGTCTGGTGATCATCAACATTTTTCAGCACTACAATTACACGAAGATAGAAACAATCGAATGGATTTTGTTGAAATGAGAtcatcaccaaataataatagtAATCCTCGTCAGTTTACAGACCTCAAGGAAAAGGGTCTTTGCGTGGTTCCTCTCTCAATGTTTGTGAACTATCTTAAATGA
- the LOC113287878 gene encoding vascular-related unknown protein 1-like isoform X1: protein MEGSDGENMQAEEQQNSFVSQDHPEESGWTFYLDDDEFFPRNSIENRVQPSSSSCYDDTPSMISDADSLAPWKFMDSTTSKKLGLLNPKKNKKKINSGTNDPDMEDTASSPVNSPKVVMVSSMKQYHRQTNSPRQNQDNDDDDDHIDNEYSTSQQRRKGSMSGDHQHFSALQLHEDRNNRMDFVEMRSSPNNNSNPRQFTDLKEKGLCVVPLSMFVNYLK, encoded by the exons ATGGAGGGCTCCGATGGGGAAAACATGCAAGCTGAGGAACAACAAAATTCTTTTGTCTCTCAAGATCATCCAGAAGAGAGTGGTTGGACGTTTTACCTggatgatgatgaattttttcCGCGAAATAGCATAGAGAATAGAGTTCAGccttcctcttcttcttgttACGATGATACACCTTCGATGATTTCTGATGCTGATTCTCTTGCCCCGTGGAAGTTCATGGATAGTACTACTTCTAAGAAATTGGGATTACTCAAcccgaagaagaataagaagaaaataaacaGTGGTACCAATGATCCTGATATGGAAGATACTGCTAGTTCTCCTGTTAATAGTCCCAAGGTTGTCATG GTTAGTAGTATGAAGCAGTATCATCGACAAACGAACTCACCGAGACAAAACcaagataatgatgatgatgatgatcatatTGATAATGAATATAGTACTTCTCAACAg AGGAGGAAGGGAAGTATGTCTGGTGATCATCAACATTTTTCAGCACTACAATTACACGAAGATAGAAACAATCGAATGGATTTTGTTGAAATGAGAtcatcaccaaataataatagtAATCCTCGTCAGTTTACAGACCTCAAGGAAAAGGGTCTTTGCGTGGTTCCTCTCTCAATGTTTGTGAACTATCTTAAATGA